A single window of Sphingobacterium sp. ML3W DNA harbors:
- a CDS encoding putative LPS assembly protein LptD: protein MKSLTHILTIFLILSLSVHAAFSQGKTPVKTTSTSLKDSVSVKGNPDSVKMTRDSTLINKDSTKNNGGLQAEVSIIARDSQRTEVDKNISHLYKGAKVKYQDFELSADYIRLDRNKKQIFASGIIDHNGKYTGRPIVMMGGESPKTVDSLLYDYEKQEGNTYGIMTDVEGGFIQAKVVRKNLYDEMSLYHGLYSTCNLPEPHTHFGIFLSKGIVTKNQIIAGPSYLVLQNIPLKFIGFPFAFFPKPDKRSSGFLFPSFGEDYTRGFAIRDAGWYLAFNDYWDSEIRGSIYSKGSWEASVNTRYMVNYKYNGGFNIRYAATKTGVEGTDNYGTNKDFNVTWNHTQRQEANPGTSFSANVNFGTGSYFRNTGANGTNNFNDLTKNRMASSIAYGRVFADGKVNFTSTISHNQDMSLGSVQLQLPNFSLNVSSFNPFDSKDRVDEQKWYQRINVGYSLQGTNTLNTGDSTLFSKQTLKEFTNGFQHNIPISLSLNAFKHFQFNTSVNYTERWYLQSTRQRMENTKEGYIPVIDTVQGFKRAYDYSVSTGLSTKIYGSYPKMGKIQAIRHVITPSVNLNYRPDFSDAMYGFYKNYIDQYGMLNRYSIFQNNVYGTPSAGKSMGIGFSIDNNIEAKIKSKSDTTDGGIKKIPLLQGLSLSGNYNFVADSMKLSPLNFSGRTALFKEKVNINFNGTLDPYAIDQMGQRYDKYVFNDGKLARLTNFGLSFDYSFNPKAAQNRNNNIDSLRNQMGGNMTPEQAQALSRISADPNAFVNFSIPWNLAGSFSFQYSKPGHTSSITSTVNIHGDFSLTPKWKVTFNSGYDLKAKEITLTQFNIYRDLHCWDIAMGWTPFGRYQSYNVTIRAKSSILQDLKLSKRNSSGGSYY from the coding sequence TTGAAGTCGTTAACACACATTTTAACAATATTTCTTATTCTTTCGCTAAGTGTTCATGCAGCATTTTCGCAAGGAAAAACTCCAGTAAAGACAACGTCAACGAGTCTAAAAGATTCAGTTTCGGTCAAAGGAAACCCTGACTCCGTTAAAATGACGAGGGACTCTACGCTAATTAACAAAGACAGTACCAAAAATAATGGTGGACTTCAAGCAGAAGTGAGCATTATCGCGCGCGATTCACAGCGTACCGAAGTGGATAAAAACATAAGTCATTTATATAAAGGCGCTAAGGTTAAATATCAAGATTTTGAATTATCTGCAGATTATATCAGACTCGACCGAAATAAAAAACAGATATTTGCTTCAGGTATTATAGACCACAACGGAAAATACACCGGACGTCCTATTGTCATGATGGGTGGAGAAAGCCCTAAAACGGTAGATTCACTGCTATATGATTACGAGAAACAAGAAGGTAATACTTATGGTATTATGACCGATGTAGAAGGAGGTTTCATCCAAGCGAAAGTAGTTCGTAAAAACCTATACGATGAAATGTCTTTATATCATGGACTTTATAGTACCTGTAATCTGCCTGAACCACATACACACTTTGGTATTTTTCTGAGCAAAGGTATTGTTACTAAAAATCAGATCATAGCGGGGCCTTCCTACCTTGTTTTACAAAACATTCCTTTAAAGTTTATAGGATTCCCTTTCGCCTTTTTCCCAAAACCTGACAAAAGGTCTTCAGGATTTTTATTTCCTTCATTTGGGGAAGATTATACGCGCGGATTTGCTATTCGAGACGCAGGTTGGTATTTAGCATTTAATGATTACTGGGATAGTGAAATACGCGGTAGTATCTATTCAAAAGGATCTTGGGAAGCCTCTGTTAACACGAGGTATATGGTTAATTATAAGTACAACGGTGGCTTTAACATACGCTACGCCGCTACAAAAACAGGCGTTGAGGGAACCGATAATTATGGTACAAACAAAGATTTTAATGTTACCTGGAATCATACGCAAAGACAAGAAGCAAATCCTGGAACATCTTTTTCCGCAAATGTAAACTTCGGAACGGGTTCTTATTTTAGAAATACGGGAGCAAATGGTACCAATAATTTTAATGACTTAACTAAAAACAGGATGGCTTCCTCTATCGCTTATGGACGAGTCTTTGCTGATGGAAAAGTCAACTTTACCTCAACCATAAGTCATAATCAGGACATGTCATTAGGAAGTGTGCAGTTACAACTTCCTAATTTTAGTTTAAACGTTTCTTCTTTTAATCCCTTTGATTCTAAAGACCGTGTGGATGAACAAAAATGGTATCAACGAATCAATGTCGGTTATAGTTTACAAGGAACAAACACATTAAACACAGGTGATTCGACTTTATTCTCTAAACAGACTTTAAAAGAGTTTACAAACGGCTTTCAACATAATATCCCCATCAGTTTATCTTTAAATGCATTCAAGCATTTCCAGTTCAATACAAGTGTCAACTATACGGAAAGATGGTACCTACAAAGTACCCGTCAAAGGATGGAAAACACGAAAGAAGGATATATTCCTGTAATTGATACGGTGCAAGGATTTAAGAGGGCTTACGATTATTCGGTATCAACTGGTTTGTCTACCAAAATTTATGGTAGCTATCCAAAAATGGGTAAAATACAAGCAATAAGACATGTCATCACACCATCTGTTAACCTAAACTATAGACCCGATTTTTCGGATGCTATGTACGGTTTTTACAAGAATTACATCGACCAGTATGGTATGCTCAACCGCTATTCTATTTTCCAAAACAATGTATATGGTACACCATCTGCAGGAAAATCAATGGGTATTGGCTTCTCGATCGACAATAATATAGAAGCAAAAATAAAAAGTAAATCGGACACGACAGATGGTGGGATTAAGAAAATCCCTTTACTTCAAGGATTGTCCCTGAGTGGAAATTACAATTTCGTTGCGGATTCGATGAAATTATCACCCCTTAATTTTTCAGGTAGAACGGCATTATTCAAAGAAAAGGTAAATATCAACTTCAATGGTACTTTAGACCCTTATGCTATTGACCAAATGGGGCAGCGTTACGACAAATATGTATTTAATGACGGTAAGTTAGCGCGATTAACTAATTTCGGTCTTTCTTTTGATTATAGTTTTAATCCCAAAGCAGCTCAAAATAGGAATAACAATATTGACTCCCTTCGGAACCAAATGGGAGGCAATATGACACCGGAACAAGCGCAGGCTTTATCACGCATCAGCGCCGATCCGAATGCATTTGTCAATTTTAGTATTCCCTGGAATTTAGCGGGCTCATTTAGCTTTCAATACTCTAAGCCGGGCCATACTTCTTCCATTACGAGTACTGTAAATATTCATGGAGACTTTAGTTTAACACCAAAATGGAAAGTTACATTTAACTCAGGATACGACTTAAAAGCGAAAGAAATTACCTTAACACAATTCAATATTTATAGAGATCTTCACTGTTGGGATATCGCAATGGGATGGACACCCTTTGGAAGGTACCAAAGTTACAATGTTACCATCAGGGCTAAATCTTCGATTCTCCAAGATTTAAAACTTTCGAAAAGAAATAGTTCGGGCGGCAGTTATTATTAA
- a CDS encoding N-acetylmuramoyl-L-alanine amidase: MKSDLNSSKRKFIFFLAPAIFLFMVLTSATPPQAYQIRTIVIDAGHGGKDSGAKGSRSLEKNLALEVALKLGKEIERQLPGVRVLYTRRTDEFIDLYKRIRMANAAKADIFISIHCNSAPGRSARGTETIVSGSHRLGEQAAAIRENASLLLEENYKENYQGFDPKDPESYIIFSLMKNQYREKSVKLANLMQQEYVKSGRVSRGILEQGLAVLAEAGMPAVLTEIGFMNNREEEAFMISDQGQQEIVQNLVDAVSAFKKSVER, encoded by the coding sequence ATGAAATCAGATTTGAATAGTAGTAAGCGGAAATTTATATTTTTTTTAGCCCCAGCGATTTTTTTATTTATGGTTTTAACCAGTGCTACTCCGCCGCAGGCTTATCAAATTCGAACGATTGTCATTGATGCGGGGCATGGAGGTAAAGATTCAGGAGCAAAGGGGTCTCGATCTTTGGAGAAAAATCTCGCATTGGAAGTGGCCTTGAAATTGGGAAAGGAAATAGAGCGCCAATTGCCTGGCGTGCGTGTATTGTATACGCGTAGAACAGATGAGTTTATTGATTTATATAAGCGTATTCGTATGGCTAATGCTGCTAAGGCGGATATATTTATTTCAATCCATTGTAATTCTGCCCCTGGCCGTTCTGCTAGAGGTACAGAAACTATCGTATCAGGTTCTCATCGATTAGGAGAACAAGCTGCGGCGATACGTGAGAATGCTTCCTTATTATTAGAAGAAAATTATAAGGAAAACTATCAAGGTTTTGACCCTAAAGATCCAGAAAGCTACATTATTTTTTCATTGATGAAAAATCAATATCGAGAGAAAAGTGTCAAATTGGCGAATTTGATGCAGCAAGAGTACGTGAAATCTGGCCGTGTAAGCAGGGGTATTTTAGAGCAAGGGTTGGCGGTTTTAGCAGAAGCAGGAATGCCCGCGGTGTTAACAGAAATTGGTTTTATGAACAATCGAGAAGAGGAAGCTTTTATGATATCTGATCAAGGGCAGCAGGAAATTGTTCAGAACTTGGTGGATGCGGTTAGTGCTTTCAAAAAAAGTGTAGAACGATAA
- a CDS encoding MlaD family protein has protein sequence MKVSNETKVGILAVVAVALLFIGYSFLKGNDVFSSDNTYYSTYESVDGLTASKPVLVNGYQIGRVSKMTLQADGSILTQFKINAEYQVPKNTVARISSTDLLGGKAIVFDMGDSPEFAKDGDMLASGIQANIMDKVEPIQKRVETITVKLDSVLTVVNSVLDDQFQADFKKSIHSISTSLKNVEVITKDVEGLVGSERKRLSVILGNLEVITNTFRNNSDQITTIMSNLGTVTDKAAKLDFQQTMDKANTAMTDFQMIVDKINKGQGSIGLLINDDKLYDNLNNASQSLDHLMKDIKEKPGKYIKLSIFGKKGEQ, from the coding sequence TTGAAAGTATCAAACGAGACCAAGGTCGGAATTTTAGCTGTAGTTGCTGTAGCATTATTATTTATAGGTTATAGTTTTTTAAAAGGTAACGATGTTTTTAGTAGCGACAATACTTATTATAGTACCTATGAATCAGTAGATGGTTTGACAGCTTCCAAACCTGTATTGGTTAATGGTTATCAGATTGGTCGTGTTTCTAAAATGACGCTGCAAGCTGATGGTAGTATCTTGACTCAATTTAAAATCAACGCCGAATATCAAGTGCCTAAAAATACAGTAGCACGGATATCCAGTACAGATTTGTTAGGAGGAAAAGCGATTGTTTTTGATATGGGAGACAGTCCAGAGTTTGCCAAAGATGGGGATATGTTGGCTTCGGGTATCCAGGCTAATATCATGGATAAGGTAGAACCTATTCAAAAAAGGGTGGAAACGATTACCGTGAAGTTAGATTCTGTGTTAACAGTGGTCAATTCAGTACTGGACGATCAGTTTCAAGCAGATTTTAAGAAAAGTATTCACAGTATTTCGACATCATTAAAAAATGTGGAGGTCATTACAAAAGATGTAGAAGGACTTGTTGGTTCGGAAAGAAAAAGATTATCTGTTATTTTGGGTAATTTGGAAGTTATTACCAATACATTTAGAAATAATAGCGATCAAATTACAACGATTATGTCAAACTTAGGTACTGTTACAGATAAAGCTGCTAAGTTGGATTTCCAACAGACGATGGATAAAGCAAATACTGCCATGACCGATTTCCAAATGATAGTAGATAAGATCAATAAGGGACAAGGTTCAATAGGCTTATTGATCAATGATGATAAGCTTTATGATAATTTGAATAATGCATCACAAAGTCTTGATCATTTGATGAAGGATATAAAAGAAAAACCGGGTAAATATATCAAGTTATCCATTTTTGGTAAAAAGGGAGAACAATAG
- a CDS encoding alpha/beta hydrolase family protein → MKKKSLITLSLLLGASAIIAQEKIEAKLILNMETPTKTPLDAQTLWKLGRVSAEGISADGKTLVYGVSNYAMETNSSEKNLYTLSLETGTSAPLTNEKGAESVVQITENGDIIYLLNGQLWKRNRYKGEATQLTNNVTELENVKLSPDGKHILFSKSVLLKKYHSTDKYPDLPKSDAYVFNNLDYRHWDTFNDGKFIHPFVAPYDNGKLGEAIDLLKDEPFYSPQMPFGGSEDFEWTPDSKGILYVSKKRFGTDYALSTNTDIYRYDLKSKETINLTEGMSGYDTNPTYSPDGSKLTWLSMKTDGYEADKNDIIIFDKSSSQRLNLTAHWDGTVNSFMWSKDNRKIYFVAPSKGTVQLFELTIPTNFKNKSLATIKQISEGNFDITGIVGQVDNQLIVTSTKFTRATEIYKYDLATKELTTLTTVNDNMYAKISDNKVESRVTKASDGADLFSWVIYPPDFDPTKKYPTILYCEGGPQSALTQFYSFRWNLQLIASQGYIVIAPNRRGMPGWGVKWNEAISKDWGGQPIRDYLSAIDDISTEKYVDTARRAAIGASYGGYSVYMLAGVHENRFKSLIAHNGLFDMRSWYGTTEEIFFANHELGGPYWDKANEKSYTTFNPSEYIEKWNTPILIFQGGHDYRVPIGQGLGAFQAAQLKKIKSRLVYLPDENHWVLSGHNAQVWQREFFGWLKETL, encoded by the coding sequence ATGAAAAAAAAATCTTTAATAACCCTTTCTCTTTTGTTAGGTGCTTCGGCAATAATAGCACAAGAAAAAATAGAAGCTAAACTTATTCTCAATATGGAAACACCTACAAAAACTCCATTAGATGCTCAGACACTTTGGAAGTTAGGTCGTGTTTCTGCAGAGGGGATTTCAGCAGATGGAAAGACCCTTGTTTATGGTGTCTCGAATTATGCCATGGAAACCAATAGTTCCGAGAAAAATCTCTACACACTATCTTTGGAAACGGGCACTTCAGCTCCATTAACAAATGAAAAGGGTGCAGAATCTGTTGTGCAGATTACAGAAAATGGTGATATCATTTATTTGTTAAATGGCCAATTGTGGAAAAGGAACCGATACAAAGGCGAAGCCACACAATTGACCAATAATGTTACAGAACTAGAAAATGTAAAACTATCGCCAGATGGAAAGCATATCTTATTCAGTAAATCAGTACTATTAAAAAAGTATCACAGTACCGACAAGTATCCAGATCTTCCAAAATCTGATGCATATGTATTCAATAATCTGGATTATCGTCATTGGGATACCTTCAATGATGGAAAATTTATTCACCCGTTTGTAGCTCCATATGATAATGGCAAACTTGGAGAAGCAATAGATTTATTAAAAGACGAGCCATTTTATAGCCCCCAAATGCCATTTGGAGGTTCTGAAGATTTTGAATGGACACCAGATAGTAAAGGCATCTTATACGTAAGTAAAAAAAGATTTGGAACGGATTATGCCCTTAGTACCAATACCGACATCTATCGCTATGATCTTAAGTCCAAAGAAACCATCAACTTAACAGAAGGTATGTCCGGATACGACACCAACCCCACTTATAGTCCGGACGGCAGCAAGTTAACCTGGTTAAGCATGAAAACGGATGGTTATGAAGCAGATAAAAATGACATCATCATATTTGATAAATCTTCATCCCAAAGATTAAATTTAACGGCACATTGGGATGGTACGGTAAACTCATTTATGTGGAGTAAGGACAACCGTAAAATTTATTTTGTAGCACCATCCAAAGGTACAGTTCAACTTTTCGAATTAACCATTCCCACAAACTTCAAAAACAAATCCCTAGCTACCATCAAACAAATATCAGAAGGGAACTTCGATATTACAGGCATTGTCGGACAAGTAGATAATCAATTAATTGTTACTTCCACGAAATTCACACGTGCTACTGAGATTTATAAATATGACTTAGCTACGAAAGAATTAACCACTTTGACAACTGTTAACGATAATATGTATGCTAAAATTAGTGATAACAAAGTTGAATCAAGAGTTACAAAAGCCTCAGATGGTGCTGATTTATTTTCTTGGGTAATTTATCCCCCTGATTTTGACCCTACAAAAAAGTACCCCACTATTCTATACTGTGAAGGAGGTCCACAATCTGCTTTAACCCAATTTTATTCATTCCGTTGGAACTTGCAGTTAATCGCTTCTCAAGGTTATATTGTTATCGCTCCTAACCGTCGTGGTATGCCAGGTTGGGGTGTTAAGTGGAATGAAGCCATATCAAAAGATTGGGGTGGACAACCCATCCGTGATTATCTATCTGCTATAGACGATATCTCCACAGAAAAATACGTAGACACAGCACGCCGCGCTGCTATTGGAGCAAGTTACGGAGGGTACTCAGTTTATATGCTCGCTGGAGTCCATGAAAATAGATTTAAATCATTAATTGCTCACAATGGGCTATTTGATATGAGAAGCTGGTATGGCACAACAGAGGAAATATTTTTTGCAAATCATGAATTAGGTGGTCCTTATTGGGATAAAGCAAATGAAAAATCATACACAACATTCAATCCATCGGAATATATTGAGAAATGGAATACGCCAATTTTAATCTTTCAAGGTGGTCATGACTATCGTGTACCAATAGGTCAAGGACTTGGAGCTTTCCAAGCAGCGCAATTAAAGAAAATTAAAAGTAGATTAGTTTATCTACCTGACGAAAATCATTGGGTACTCTCTGGTCACAACGCTCAAGTATGGCAAAGAGAATTTTTCGGATGGTTAAAGGAAACCTTATAA
- the creD gene encoding cell envelope integrity protein CreD — protein sequence METNQTSLLDRIGTSVFTKLITIVILVLLLLIPLFWVKNLIEERKNRQSEVSDEIAFKWAGQQVISGPVIAIPYQVVKEIVTTDKNIISTKNTYVTQYVYLLPKTLNINSTISPESLKRGIYKSVVYNAQLNLKGSFDEIDFNKIDLNGVDLEWKNAKIIIGLSDLKGLGASPTLVFNQKDMEFEPNMSVLNPFENNMIAAIDLSTTKTTLGDFQIKFNIRGSQSINFLPLAKQTTIQAKGTWANPSFNGAVLADDRKITNNSFEATWNIPSFNRKFSQQWTGAVEKLYEINNNYAINAPMNDGYNNQTEPAPSTNNHIASEKDMIQINFLEEVNNYQKTMRVAKYGILIIILTFAALFFTEIIKKQRIHLIQYMLIGFAMVLFYSLLLSISEHLGFNMAYLLAAIATIILIASFIKSITRDIKSAFIFSGVLGLFYSFIFILMQLRDYSLIVGTIGIFIILAILMRLSTKINWYQFDKR from the coding sequence ATGGAAACGAATCAAACATCCCTTTTAGACCGTATTGGAACTTCTGTCTTCACTAAACTGATCACAATTGTTATTCTTGTCTTACTACTTCTCATTCCCCTATTCTGGGTCAAAAATCTAATTGAAGAAAGAAAAAATCGCCAATCTGAAGTAAGTGATGAGATTGCCTTTAAATGGGCTGGTCAACAGGTCATTTCAGGCCCTGTTATCGCCATCCCCTATCAGGTTGTAAAAGAAATTGTCACTACTGATAAAAATATCATTTCTACCAAGAATACTTATGTAACACAGTACGTGTACTTGTTACCAAAGACATTAAACATCAACAGTACCATCTCCCCTGAATCGCTTAAAAGAGGTATTTATAAAAGTGTTGTATATAATGCTCAATTAAACCTAAAAGGTTCATTCGATGAAATTGATTTTAATAAAATAGATCTGAATGGAGTTGATCTAGAATGGAAAAATGCTAAGATAATAATTGGTCTAAGTGATCTTAAAGGGCTTGGAGCATCTCCCACTCTTGTCTTCAACCAAAAGGATATGGAATTTGAACCCAATATGTCAGTATTGAATCCTTTTGAAAACAATATGATTGCAGCAATTGATCTTTCTACTACAAAAACCACCTTAGGTGATTTTCAGATTAAGTTTAATATCAGAGGTTCACAATCCATCAACTTTCTCCCCCTTGCAAAACAAACGACCATTCAAGCAAAAGGTACTTGGGCAAATCCAAGCTTCAATGGAGCAGTTTTAGCTGACGACCGAAAAATAACAAACAATAGTTTTGAAGCAACTTGGAATATCCCAAGTTTCAACAGGAAGTTTTCTCAGCAGTGGACAGGCGCTGTTGAGAAGTTATATGAAATAAATAACAATTATGCGATCAACGCCCCCATGAATGACGGCTATAATAACCAGACAGAACCTGCTCCTTCCACGAATAATCATATTGCATCTGAAAAAGATATGATTCAAATCAATTTCTTAGAAGAAGTCAATAATTATCAAAAAACAATGCGGGTAGCCAAATATGGGATACTCATTATTATTTTGACATTTGCAGCACTATTTTTCACAGAAATCATTAAAAAACAACGCATCCACCTCATACAATATATGTTGATTGGTTTTGCTATGGTCCTATTTTATTCGCTACTTCTATCAATTAGTGAACACCTCGGTTTCAATATGGCCTATCTCTTAGCCGCAATAGCAACAATCATCTTAATTGCATCATTCATCAAGTCCATTACTCGAGATATAAAATCAGCCTTTATATTCTCTGGAGTTTTAGGGCTTTTCTATAGTTTCATATTTATCCTGATGCAACTTCGTGATTATTCGCTTATCGTAGGCACTATAGGTATATTTATTATATTAGCTATACTCATGCGACTATCTACAAAAATCAATTGGTATCAATTCGATAAACGATGA
- a CDS encoding Coq4 family protein, giving the protein MNIRLTIMIALYNSSQKIYTHLFKQHKLAWNIRKEDFLSFPKKSLGYHLGLFYHEKGFDVIPKLENHDVFHVITDSGTEIQDEVAMQYLLLGNGKISLYQFAMIGIGTCIYPEYFKMYLMAFSKGNTMQKFYDLDFENLLKIPLHEIKSSLAFNLKKYLNHHNLTTL; this is encoded by the coding sequence ATGAATATACGACTAACCATAATGATTGCCTTATACAACTCAAGTCAAAAGATTTACACACACTTATTCAAGCAACATAAACTAGCTTGGAATATTCGCAAAGAAGATTTTTTGAGCTTCCCAAAAAAATCGTTGGGATATCACCTCGGTTTATTTTATCATGAAAAAGGCTTTGATGTTATTCCAAAATTAGAAAATCACGATGTTTTTCATGTCATCACGGATTCTGGTACTGAAATACAAGATGAAGTTGCTATGCAATATTTATTATTGGGCAATGGGAAAATAAGTTTATACCAATTTGCTATGATTGGAATCGGAACCTGCATCTATCCTGAATACTTCAAAATGTACTTAATGGCATTTTCAAAAGGTAATACCATGCAAAAATTCTATGATTTAGATTTCGAAAATTTATTAAAGATTCCACTGCATGAAATTAAAAGCTCATTAGCATTTAACTTAAAAAAATACCTCAACCATCATAATTTAACAACACTATAA
- a CDS encoding winged helix-turn-helix domain-containing protein, translating into MSVLMANDEYDFNSLKAILDVTDGNLASNLKTLEKESYIEVFKTFVDRKPNTRYRRTIAGERAFEDHLKALEKLIKQQYK; encoded by the coding sequence ATGAGCGTATTGATGGCTAATGACGAATATGATTTTAATTCTTTGAAAGCTATTTTGGATGTTACTGATGGTAACCTCGCTTCTAATTTAAAGACTTTAGAAAAGGAAAGCTACATCGAAGTGTTCAAAACATTCGTTGACAGGAAACCAAACACACGGTATAGAAGGACTATTGCTGGTGAAAGAGCTTTCGAAGATCATTTAAAAGCGCTTGAAAAATTGATCAAACAACAGTACAAATAA
- a CDS encoding trigger factor → MNISHEKVDAINAVIKVELAPEDYNPQVDKEIKDQAKKAKLPGFRPGLVPAAHIRRTYGKSILLDTVNKVVNDSITAYIGENKLEVLGQPLPLEETAEYNWDYKDTFQFKYEIGLAPEFANPFTKDAEFKEYDIKADDETLESRIKNLRRSYGKMTNPEVSEEGDVLYATLKQDKEEGIEKTTSVRTDIIEDAKIKKSLIGLKQDDSVKIDIKKAFKAEDIARLLGITPEEVEALDVTKFDLTVKNINRLEESDLNQEFFNKLFAEGEVTEESQFREKVKEEVENLFKQNSDQRLRNDMYTFGMEKVAVSFPEEFLKRWLKATNPSISEEELTEGFADFLNNLKWTIIENRVVTENNLEVKYDEVINLAKERIYAQIKMYNINEEPTDEQLSQYAIQLLQDKEQGNRLFEEAKALKVFEFLKGQIKINKEEIEYTAFEKLA, encoded by the coding sequence ATGAACATTTCACACGAAAAAGTTGACGCGATCAACGCAGTAATTAAAGTTGAATTAGCGCCAGAAGATTATAACCCACAAGTAGACAAAGAAATCAAGGATCAAGCCAAAAAAGCGAAATTACCTGGATTCCGTCCTGGATTAGTGCCTGCTGCACATATTAGACGTACTTATGGTAAATCAATTTTGCTTGACACAGTCAACAAAGTGGTTAATGATAGCATTACAGCGTATATTGGAGAAAATAAACTAGAAGTATTGGGTCAACCTCTTCCTCTAGAAGAGACAGCTGAATACAATTGGGATTATAAAGATACTTTCCAGTTCAAATATGAAATTGGTTTAGCTCCAGAATTTGCTAATCCTTTTACTAAAGATGCAGAATTTAAAGAGTACGATATTAAAGCGGATGACGAAACTTTAGAGTCTCGTATCAAAAATTTACGTCGTAGCTATGGTAAAATGACCAACCCTGAAGTTTCTGAAGAAGGTGATGTGTTATATGCTACTTTGAAACAAGATAAAGAAGAAGGTATTGAGAAAACAACTTCTGTGCGTACTGATATTATCGAAGATGCAAAGATTAAAAAATCTTTGATAGGTCTTAAACAAGATGATTCAGTTAAAATTGATATCAAAAAAGCATTCAAAGCAGAAGACATTGCTCGCTTATTAGGTATTACTCCTGAAGAAGTTGAAGCTCTAGATGTTACTAAATTTGATCTTACAGTAAAAAACATCAATCGTCTTGAAGAGTCTGATTTAAATCAGGAATTTTTCAATAAATTGTTTGCTGAAGGAGAAGTAACAGAAGAGTCTCAGTTCAGAGAAAAAGTAAAAGAAGAAGTTGAAAACTTGTTCAAACAAAATTCTGACCAACGTTTACGTAATGATATGTATACTTTCGGTATGGAAAAAGTTGCTGTTTCTTTCCCTGAAGAATTCTTGAAAAGATGGTTAAAAGCTACAAACCCAAGTATTTCTGAAGAGGAATTGACCGAAGGTTTTGCTGATTTCTTGAATAACTTGAAATGGACTATTATCGAAAACCGTGTCGTAACTGAGAATAATCTTGAAGTTAAGTATGATGAGGTAATCAACTTGGCAAAAGAGCGTATCTACGCACAAATTAAAATGTATAATATCAATGAAGAGCCTACTGATGAGCAATTATCACAGTATGCTATTCAATTATTGCAAGATAAAGAGCAGGGTAACCGTTTGTTCGAAGAAGCAAAAGCACTTAAAGTGTTTGAATTCTTAAAAGGTCAAATTAAAATTAACAAGGAAGAGATTGAATACACAGCATTCGAAAAATTAGCATAA